Part of the Vigna unguiculata cultivar IT97K-499-35 chromosome 3, ASM411807v1, whole genome shotgun sequence genome, GTTCTCAGCGAACCCACCGATCCTGCTCCAAAGTCGAGTTTGCTTACGATTCAACTCGGGCAATGTTTGTGGGAACGTATAGTCGTCGTAcgttttttacattttttacaaGTTAACAGTCGAGTTTAATAAGCATGACTATTTTCTTgggtgaattgattttttttaataagtcaAATCCCATTTATAATTTACCGTTTATAATCATAGGACGAAgctcaaatattttattctcttatttttgttttcagaaATCTCTTCAGAAGTGTTTGATTGTGGTGAAGGTTGAGTGATGCAATGCGTTTGTTGGCTTCATTTGACGAGAGAAAATTGTGGGGATGCTTGTTTCTGTCAATTGGTTCTGTTTTCTTTGTTGGGTTTTTCTTTGTTGCTGTGATTTCCAAGCTTTTGCCACCTTCTCATGTTCCCCTCATTTCTGCCTTGCAAAATGACTGGTAATTAACTATTGATTGCTCCTAATATTGAAATTCGTTGCTGTTTTGTTTTATATGCTGATTATAGTGAGTGTGTTATATTGTGCGTCTCACGAACATGTAATTCATGATACACAATAAATGGTTACTGTATGTCCCATTCATGACATGAATCTGACTTGTTTAGTTTGAaatttgtgtttggtgatgactCGAATGTGGTAATAAATTAGACAAGGTTGTGTTCTTGACTTTCTTGTCACTTTGTGTATCCGGTAAGTGAAATATCGAGGGTTGTACCACGTTTGAGTCTGCTTGTTTCATACATCTCTGAGGGGAAAAAAGAGTTTGTCTTTTAGATCTATATTAGAATAAGAAAAGTGTCTATGGCTAATGGAAAGTTGTTCGAATAGATCCCAAAGTTGCACATCACTTAAGAGTCAAGATTAAGGGTAGTTTATGTACACCGTCTCATAAAACATTTAATACTCTAATACAGCCTAAACAAAACAGCTTGGATACTCAAGGCAGTGAATTTGGTAGCGTATAGCCTCACTGATGAtgctttgaaaataaaatattgttaggGAAATGATCAAATCAGAAGAACCAACAAATTGTTGGACTTGAGGAGAGAGGTTGTTTTATGATGAAGTAGTTAATGAAGTACCATTTTACTCTTGGTCCAGCTTGATGTTTGTCCTAGCTTCCTAAGtaattctttctttctttcacccTCGTTTGGACTCTTGGACTAAAATAAGAAAGATAAATTTGACTTGTTTGATAATCTTGACAATTAAATATATGGTTGGAATAAATTCTGTGTTGTTGCTATCATTTTTTGTATAAGCAGTTTCTTTTGTAACTAATATTGTCTCTCTGACTGAGGaagaaataaaaactaattgtttttctgattttgtttttaacaaatataacagGTACTACTGCTTTTTGGTGCCATTGACTCTCCCTATAATTGTTGTTGCTGTGTACTTTCATTGGCTCAGCATGAAGTTGTTCAAGCATGCTTAGCATAACCTTTTCAGATTTTGAAGGCAGAAATAAATGTATGCTGTTGGAGCAACAATCACCTATATCAATTGCTGCCTTGTTAGATATCTCTGCAACTTGCACTCCTCTCATCACCTAAAAAGAGCATAAGGATTAAGATGTTAAATGTGATTTGATGTGTGAATTAACATGCGAAATTGTTCCTATTTAATCAAAGGCCCCGGTTTTAAATCCTGAATATGGTGCTAAATATTTGCACAAGTCTTGTTTCCCAGAGCGATCTTATAAATTGAATGCACAGTACAAATGcatttaaatattgaatatgtaaacaaatatataaaggGTGCTTATATGTCTACTATAGAACAAGTTTACGTGCGGAGTTAACAAGGGCATGGGTGTGCTCCTGTTTATTGATTGTTTCCACGTATATTCTTTTGTtgataaagtttaaattataattcctctgatatattattgttaggaaaatttgatccttttaaataatgttttaaatccTACATTTTTGCTTTTGCTTCATTGCTGCAACAAACTTATAGGAGTCCCAAATCGCATAGTTCCATCCGCCTTTAGAGCACTGATACTTAAATCATCAATGGAATGGAATATAATGTCATTTGCTGTTCGGGAAGTTGATTTTAATGCATATGCTGTAGCGGGGAGGTACCCAATTTATTTGGTGCCTGAACTATGCCATTtatgaattttctttctttatatttataaaactttgtCTCTGTGTTTGCAATTCACAATATAGTCATACTTTCTTCTTACAAGATGTTCAAATGTTGTTGCTTTAACACTTATCTCTACCTTATAATGAAATTCCTTTTAAACAGGTTTATGTTGGACTCTTCAAGTTTCATAACCTAACAGTTCAATGCAGAAAAATATTGGAAATATTATAGGCCAATTGTTTGCTGGTTTAAATTGTTATGTAAGAAGATGTATGCTTGCCATTTTATCTGTGGGTCCTGTACCAAGTCATATTGCTTTCATCATGGACGGGAATCGGAGGTAtgcaaagaagaaaaacatgGAAGAAGGTGATGGCCACAAGGCTGGATTTAATGTTCTCACGTCCCTCCTTAGATACTGCTATGAATTAGGAGTGAGGTATGTAACTGTCTATGCATTCAGCATTGATAACTTTAAAAGGAAATCTACAGAAGTTCAGTCCTTGATGGAACTGATGCAGAAAAAGATTGAGGAATTGCTTGAACAAGAAAGTCTCATTAATGAGTATGGTGTTAGATTACATTTCATTAGAGACATGCAACTATTGACAGAGCCTGTTAGGGCTGCTGTGGAGAAGGCAACGAGAGTTACTGCCCACAACAACCAGAGAGTTCTTTTGATTTGTGTAGCGTATACTTCTCGTCACGAGATTGTGCATGCTGTTCAAGAATGTTGCAAGGAAAAATTGAATGAAGTTCAAACGAGAAAAAAAGTGAAAGTTACAAATAGTGCGTTTTCAAGAATTGATCAGGGTCTGAAAGGAAATGATTTTGATTTGCTTTCTCAAGATTCATGTAAAGAATATCTAAATGCAATCAAAGCACGCAGTAGTGAAGTAGAATGTGCTGCGAGGAAAGATGGTTTGTCTGAGAGTAATGTCGAGAATGATATCGGTAACTACAGTGAAGCTCAAATGATATCATACAATGGACTGGTCGAAATGACTGAAGAGAGAAAGCATAAACAGGATGAGGTTCCTTTTATAAAACTGGCGGATGTTGAGAAGAACATGTACATGGCAGTTGCACCTGACCCAGACATCTTGATCAGAACTTCTGGAGAACCTCGCCTCAGTAATTTTCTACTTTGGTAGACGAGTACATGCCCTTTGTATGCACCGACTGCACTGTGGCCTGAAATTGGTCTAAGACACTTGATCTGGGCAGTATTAAACTTTCAGAGACACTATTTttatttggaaaagaaaaagaaacagttTTAAGTGTATTCTTGTTGGCCAAAATTCAGAATATGCGCAACAGGTAAATTATAACTGCATACATTTGGCAATTGGAGCAGCTTTAACTGTATGTTTTTTGGCTGTAGTAATGACTACTAGGCATAATATGAGGAGATTATTTACATGCTATGCTATGTAATAATGAAATGGAAGCAAAATATGGTAAATAACGAACAACGTGGAATTAATTTCAGAATTCTTTATTTCGTTTTTATCTCCAACTTAAActtataattactaaaatacctCTACATTTTTTGTTTCAGAGATTTatacagaaaaacaaaaaagaaaggaCTTGTGTCGTTTTCACCATTCCTGTAGTGAAAAACAAGAAATTATAACAAAGTCTCCTCAAACAATCAAGCTTTATGGAAGATGAAGTTGGGGAAGAGGGAGTCTAGAAATAGAAATCTAGTGTGTATAATGCTTGAACATTTGCCTATGAactgtataaatatttaaacagGCCACTTGTATGTGTAGAGTGGTGTGTGTGGGTTTGTGTAGTGCATCTTGAAATGCCTGACAGGCGTGAGTTGATTCAACGTCCAGAGAGCAGAAGAACCAAGCCTTGTTTCTCTTCCAAAGAAAAGTTGAAAACCATAATGGATGGTGAGATAGAGGGTCAATATTCGCGAAAGAAAGCGATACAAGCAGCACAAATTACTCTAAAATGCTTAGTACATGACCCTAAACAATGTCCTGCATTTTAATTTAGTGCCACTAGATTTGTTTAAAAAGGGGTTATCCCTTTTTTGTTAAGATATTAATTAAGTTGTGTTATTTTGTAGAGACCCCTATATGCTTTACCACACTCCACTGTTTGCATATCTTCATTTCTTGATCAACATCCAAAGTTGTGTGAGCCTTTGGGAACACTATATGATTATTTCTGCAGTAACTTTTTGACGCATATTGGTTTTCTTATCAATGAGGTCAATGTATTCTTTTGGTGCACCTTGGTATGTGACAACATTACCATACTAGTTGGATTTGACCACCATTTAAATTTCTGTGTATATTGGATTATATATGAAGAGGTCAATGTAATTTTTTGGGGGTAAACTCTTCGTGAGAAGAGACCATGGTTGTTATTCTACAACATCTATGTTTAAAGATGTTTTTGACAGCAAACGTTGTTCTGCCTATTATTCATTGTGGTAGCATGTTGTGTTTGTACTATATTGTTTAAGTTCTCACTTAATTCgattatattttgttaactaCGTGTGtgatatatgaaattaaaatctaactattttttaataattatttgctaagttacaaatatataatagattaaGCGTGTCTTACATATattagattttaataaaatttattgtaaataatattttaattcacaaGATAGTCGAACTAACTCATCTATGGTTAGTATCTTTTATAAGTACATTTGAAttaatacattaaataatttctgAAATAGTAATAAGTAAGTATTCAGGACAAATTTTTATTGAGATtgttacattttctttttgttttgtagtAAGATTCTCGAAATTTCCACGTTGAAAGATTGGATCTCATTATAGTTTCAATGTTCCGTTATTAATTTTGTCAGGCTGTAGCTGAAAAAATGTTCAATTCAACCTGAATAACCTTTTTTTAGTAACTTGTACCATCCGGTTGGTTggttattttgattttgtaatttatgttttatatttatataatttggtaaataaataagttaatcatttaaataattcaaatctTATGAATAATATtctattatttcaaaatatcattttgtggatttatataattaaaaataataaatattttaataaaaattttataaaaatgataaaaatactaatacaatattattatgATAGATTATAAGTTAATCCATCTTTAACTTAAACCTGTTTAACCTAGGGCTgggcaaaataaaccaaactgcactgaactaaaaGATTGTTCgcatgaactgcactgaactaaaaaacaATTCAGATGAACTAAACtcttattcttaaaaataaactggACTGAACTGTACTGAATTACACTATAAtataaactgaactgaactgttataaactaaattgttttatgaactgcactacgtcagaactgaactgcactatttttggattgaactgcactaatttttaacttaactacattgtttttgaaccgtttttgaatcgaattgcactgattttgaataaacttcactctttttgaactgaattgtactatttttgaatcggattgcattgattttgaattgaattacactattttgaatcgaattgcactaattacatatgattgtactacacaataataatttaaagtttataatttgaaagtgcttagaaaataatacttgaaatatgcatcatatttcaatacaccaattaacatttttataatttattttatttatattaaagttttccgtaacttaaaatgtaattaaaatattaaaattaatataataaatataaatatcggtattaaattactttttatattttaaaatattatgtaatattactttttacttttacaatgtttattatgttgcataaaagttttttaaatgaatttattttagaaaattctcaaaattaatatttttttaacatttgtattcattaatatttgtgtgaaaaatgttatagaaattttatgaagttctaaaattaatattttaagaattttttaaaataaattctctttaaaaaagttgatgccacgtaataaatattttaaaactaaaaaataatatt contains:
- the LOC114178393 gene encoding dehydrodolichyl diphosphate synthase 6-like, yielding MQKNIGNIIGQLFAGLNCYVRRCMLAILSVGPVPSHIAFIMDGNRRYAKKKNMEEGDGHKAGFNVLTSLLRYCYELGVRYVTVYAFSIDNFKRKSTEVQSLMELMQKKIEELLEQESLINEYGVRLHFIRDMQLLTEPVRAAVEKATRVTAHNNQRVLLICVAYTSRHEIVHAVQECCKEKLNEVQTRKKVKVTNSAFSRIDQGLKGNDFDLLSQDSCKEYLNAIKARSSEVECAARKDGLSESNVENDIGNYSEAQMISYNGLVEMTEERKHKQDEVPFIKLADVEKNMYMAVAPDPDILIRTSGEPRLSNFLLW